A genomic window from Salvia hispanica cultivar TCC Black 2014 chromosome 5, UniMelb_Shisp_WGS_1.0, whole genome shotgun sequence includes:
- the LOC125188924 gene encoding NAC domain-containing protein 83-like codes for MDKMNFVRDGGRKLPPGFRFEPTEEEIVFQYLSRKTFSHPLPALVIPEIDVFSLDPWHLAGDSDSEEDMYFFSNAHGCEDESGRVTPSGVWKVNGSSKQIANSSKRMPIVGTKKSLVFYMRSSTKNVATHWIMHQYCIALPQQEQNNCLVRIGEWSLCRIFMKKGGRQVEGDDDEADSYSASSSSPNYDSTIFNEVSSSHNY; via the exons atGGACAAGATGAATTTTGTTAGAGATGGAGGGAGAAAATTGCCTCCTGGATTTAGGTTTGAGCCTACGGAAGAAGAGATCGTGTTCCAGTACTTGTCGCGTAAAACATTCTCACATCCTCTCCCGGCTCTTGTCATTCCAGAAATCGACGTTTTTAGTCTGGATCCATGGCATCTTGcag GTGATTCGGATTCGGAGGAGGATATGTATTTCTTCAGTAATGCTCATGGGTGCGAAGATGAGAGTGGGAGAGTAACACCTTCGGGTGTTTGGAAGGTGAATGGATCGTCTAAACAGATCGCTAATTCTTCGAAAAGAATGCCAATAGTTGGGACTAAGAAATCTCTGGTTTTCTACATGAGATCAAGCACCAAGAATGTTGCAACTCATTGGATCATGCATCAATACTGCATTGCCCTTCCACAACAGGAACAG AATAATTGTTTGGTTCGAATTGGAGAGTGGAGTTTGTGCCGTATATTTATGAAGAAAGGAGGCAGGCAAGTTGagggtgatgatgatgaagcaGATTCTTATTCTgcttcatcatcttctcccAATTATGATTCTACTATTTTCAATGAGGTCTCTTCATCACATAATTATTAA